From the genome of Anopheles merus strain MAF chromosome X, AmerM5.1, whole genome shotgun sequence, one region includes:
- the LOC121591768 gene encoding sodium-dependent neutral amino acid transporter B(0)AT3 isoform X1 — MANTAHLFRRQSSRDLIQQATVRSLDELELRELRSRLVRAENGSQNVVYGATNQAFISDDDPPMARILDIGPSGTGPPGKEAHKLAMQASIVSQQQQQESAIAERPEDERESWDSKWTFLLATIGYAVGLGNVWRFPYLAQKNGGGAFLVPYFVMLLLQGLPIFYLELAIGQRLRKGAIGVWHEVSAYLGGIGISSAFVSYIVALYYNTIIAWCLIYLLHSFETPLPWAECPKRLFKNFTYDIEPECVVSSPTKYYWYRETLQVSPSVNEPEQINYTVALALITAWSLVYLCMVQGITESSKIVYITAIFPYVVLIIFFFRGITLKGASDGIAHLFTPRWESILEPVVWLEAGTQIFFSLGLAFGGLIAFSSYNPANNNCYRDALVVSVTNCSTSMFAGVVVFSVIGFKATSIYDSCVEERSEMIRQNKSHDLLPVCDLQKELENVTPRRLHRSSSFTKISVFPHLLMQSASGTGLAFIIFTEAINQFPAAQLWAVLFFLMLFTLGIDSQFGTLEGVSTSLMDMKLFPNVPKEMITGALCMSCCVLSLCFANGAGSYIFQLMDSFAGSYTLLIIAFFECIGVSYIYGLKRFADDIELMTGSRPSLYWMLCWKYISPIAMITILVASFLELASEGSSYPGWNALTGTTDQLEWPHWCIVVAIMLILVSILWIPGVAILRLCGINVIEDSEPAWFPSAELRDVHGIVPHEPTDIEISLFCIRADGSEGLCCPIYGPREQPLDEEE, encoded by the exons ATGGCCAACACTGCCCATCTGTTCCGCAGGCAGAGCTCCCGGGATTTGATCCAGCAGGCGACCGTGCGCAGCCTAGATGAGCTCGAGCTGAGA GAACTACGCAGCCGGCTGGTGCGGGCGGAGAACGGCTCGCAGAATGTGGTGTACGGTGCGACGAACCAGGCGTTCATCAGCGACGATGATCCACCGATGGCGCGCATCCTGGACATTGGACCGTCCGGGACGGGGCCACCGGGCAAGGAGGCGCACAAGCTTGCCATGCAGGCTTCCATCGtgtcgcaacagcagcagcaggagtcCGCCATCGCCGAGCGGCCGGAAGACGAGCGCGAAAGCTGGGACAGCAAGTGGACCTTCCTGCTCGCCACCATTGG GTACGCCGTTGGGCTTGGTAACGTGTGGCGCTTTCCGTATCTGGCGCAGAAAAATGGCGGCGGTGCGTTCCTGGTGCCGTACTTcgtaatgctgctgctgcagggccTGCCAATCTTCTACCTGGAGCTCGCGATCGGGCAACGCCTGCGCAAGGGTGCGATCGGTGTGTGGCACGAGGTGTCCGCCTACCTCGGCGGTATCGGCATCTCCTCCGCCTTCGTCAGCTACATCGTGGCGCTCTACTACAACACCATCATTGCCTGGTGCCTGATCTATCTGCTGCACAGCTTCGAAACGCCGCTACCGTGGGCCGAATGTCCGAAGCGACTGTTCAAGAACTTCACCTACGACATCGAGCCGGAGTGTGTGGTGTCGTCGCCGACCAAGTACTACTGGTACCGCGAAACGCTCCAGGTGTCGCCGAGCGTCAACGAGCCGGAGCAGATCAACTACACGGTCGCGCTGGCCCTCATCACCGCCTGGTCGCTCGTCTACCTGTGCATGGTGCAGGGCATTACCGAGTCGAGCAAGATCGTCTACATCACGGCCATCTTCCCGTACGTCGTGCTGATCATATTCTTCTTCCGCGGCATCACCCTCAAGG GCGCATCGGACGGCATCGCACACCTGTTCACACCACGGtgggaatcgattctggaaccgGTTGTCTGGTTGGAGGCCGGTACGCAGATTTTCTTCTCGCTCGGGCTAGCGTTCGGAGGGCTGATCGCCTTCAGCTCCTACAATCCGGCCAACAACAACTGCTACCGGGACGCGCTCGTCGTGTCCGTAACCAACTGCTCCACGTCTATGTTTGCCGGTGTGGTTGTATTTTCAGTCATCGGCTTTAAG GCCACCTCCATCTATGACAGTTGCGTCGAGGAGCGCTCGGAGATGATACGTCAGAACAAGTCGCACGACCTCTTACCTGTTTGCGATCTGCAAAAGGAGCTGGAAAATGTAACTCCCCGCCGATTGCATCGATCAAGTTCGTTTACTAAAATTTCGGTTTTTCCACATCTTCTCATGCAGAGCGCCTCCGGTACCGGCTTAGCATTCATCATCTTTACCGAAGCGATCAACCAGTTCCCGGCGGCGCAGCTATGGGCCGTTCTGTTCTTTTTGATGCTGTTCACGCTCGGTATCGATTCGCAGTTCGGCACGCTGGAGGGCGTCAGTACCTCGCTGATGGATATGAAGCTGTTCCCCAACGTTCCGAAGGAGATGATCACCGGG GCCCTGTGCATGTCCTGTTGTGTACTGTCCCTGTGCTTTGCCAACGGTGCCGGTAGCTACATCTTCCAGCTGATGGACAGCTTCGCCGGCAGCTACACATTGCTTATAATTGCGTTTTTCGAATGCATCGGTGTCAGCTACATATACGGGCTCAAAAG GTTCGCGGACGACATCGAGCTGATGACTGGTTCGCGGCCAAGCCTTTACTGGATGCTCTGCTGGAAGTACATATCCCCGATCGCAATGATAACGATTTTGGTCGCCTCCTTTCTGGAGCTCGCATCCGAGGGCAGTAGCTACCCGGGCTGGAATGCGCTCACCGGTACCACCGATCAGCTCGAGTGGCCGCACTGGTGCATCGTGGTTGCCATCATGCTGATACTGGTGTCCATTCTGTGGATTCCCGGTGTGGCCATCTTGCG attatgTGGCATCAACGTGATCGAAGACAGTGAGCCGGCCTGGTTCCCTTCGGCGGAGCTGCGTGACGTGCACGGTATTGTACCGCACGAACCGACCGACATTGAAATATCATTGTTCTGCATACGGGCCGACGGTTCCGAGGGACTCTGCTGTCCCATCTACGGTCCGCGCGAGCAGCCACTGGACGAGGAGGAGTAA
- the LOC121596984 gene encoding general odorant-binding protein 45-like yields MTSIKLKYITLACVLAATVAAGSQCHNDYYQLKSVSQAQEECARYQGIPCARLAVYNKYIYPNDTQTQCMVRCMGLNLGWWNDTHGVQEPAMRSFFYPDPNDCDYERRTYHCLNSQRLNHPSPHVDVCERAYESFRCYYEQYGNIVVTPQFVPLSDLQQVDVLLQCANLLPFSGGRSCAGSRKPSKRDVDCLARCFLLRSGLYSEQHGPHLDRLYVQCNNYANETRFRETTGTCYRLLKSECQDECVLAGRFLRECFYEGGISIVNSLPASEASVESAGSLGLGQGSAELGESHQEKFLQRWNRETLQKLWDRQEL; encoded by the exons ATGACAtcaattaaattgaaatacaTCACGCTGGCATGTGTGCTGGCTGCTACTGTAGCTGCAGGGTCGCAGTGCCACAACGACTACTACCAGCTTAAGAGCGTCTCCCAAGCGCAGGAGGAGTGCGCTCGTTACCAGGGCATTCCGTGTGCCCGGCTAGCCGTCTACAACAAGTATATCTACCCAAACGATACCCAGACGCAATGTATGGTACGTTGCATGGGCCTCAACCTTGGCTGGTGGAATGACACGCACGGTGTACAGGAACCGGCGATGCGCAGCTTCTTCTATCCGGACCCGAACGACTGCGACTACGAGCGCCGTACCTACCATTGCCTTAATTCTCAACGTCTCAATCACCCATCACCGCACGTCGATGTTTGCGAGCGTGCGTACGAATCCTTCCGGTGTTACTACGAGCAGTACGGTAACATCGTCGTAACGCCGCAGTTCGTCCCACTGAGTGATCTACAACAGGTAGATGTATTGTTGCAGTGTGCCAATTTGCTACCATTCTCTGGGGGAAGATCGTGCGCTGGCAGTAGGAAACCGTCGAAGCGTGATGTCGATTGTTTAGCGCGCTGTTTTCTACTGAGAAGCGGATTGTACAGTGAGCAACATGGACCACATCTGGACCGTCTGTATGTGCAGTGTAACAATTACGCGAACGAGACTCGTTTCCGTGAAACCACCGGTACCTGCTACCGGCTGCTGAAGTCGGAATGTCAGGACGAATGTGTCCTAGCGGGTCGGTTTTTGCGGGAATGTTTCTATGAAGGAGGAATATCAATAGTTAACTCACTCCCCGCATCGGAAGCATCTGTAGAGTCGGCAGGTTCTTTGGGTTTGGGACAAGGATCTGCCGAATTGGGAGAATCT CATCAAGAGAAATTTCTGCAGAGATGGAACCGAGAAACCCTTCAGAAACTATGGGATCGGCAGGAACTTTAG
- the LOC121591789 gene encoding tRNA dimethylallyltransferase-like translates to MSQELAEQRSAPGACGLGGPLRYQNVVIIWLRCDQDILNRRLDARVDGIYRVGIQKTS, encoded by the exons ATGAGCCAGGAATTGGCGGAACAACGATCAGCGCCAGGTGCTTGCGGTTTAGGGGGTCCTCTGCGCTATCAGAACGTAGTCATCATCTGGCTACGATGCGATCAG GATATTCTAAACCGTCGTTTGGATGCAAGAGTGGACGGTATATATAGAGTTGGAATACAGAAGACAAGTTAG
- the LOC121591768 gene encoding sodium-dependent neutral amino acid transporter B(0)AT3 isoform X3 codes for MARILDIGPSGTGPPGKEAHKLAMQASIVSQQQQQESAIAERPEDERESWDSKWTFLLATIGYAVGLGNVWRFPYLAQKNGGGAFLVPYFVMLLLQGLPIFYLELAIGQRLRKGAIGVWHEVSAYLGGIGISSAFVSYIVALYYNTIIAWCLIYLLHSFETPLPWAECPKRLFKNFTYDIEPECVVSSPTKYYWYRETLQVSPSVNEPEQINYTVALALITAWSLVYLCMVQGITESSKIVYITAIFPYVVLIIFFFRGITLKGASDGIAHLFTPRWESILEPVVWLEAGTQIFFSLGLAFGGLIAFSSYNPANNNCYRDALVVSVTNCSTSMFAGVVVFSVIGFKATSIYDSCVEERSEMIRQNKSHDLLPVCDLQKELENVTPRRLHRSSSFTKISVFPHLLMQSASGTGLAFIIFTEAINQFPAAQLWAVLFFLMLFTLGIDSQFGTLEGVSTSLMDMKLFPNVPKEMITGALCMSCCVLSLCFANGAGSYIFQLMDSFAGSYTLLIIAFFECIGVSYIYGLKRFADDIELMTGSRPSLYWMLCWKYISPIAMITILVASFLELASEGSSYPGWNALTGTTDQLEWPHWCIVVAIMLILVSILWIPGVAILRLCGINVIEDSEPAWFPSAELRDVHGIVPHEPTDIEISLFCIRADGSEGLCCPIYGPREQPLDEEE; via the exons ATGGCGCGCATCCTGGACATTGGACCGTCCGGGACGGGGCCACCGGGCAAGGAGGCGCACAAGCTTGCCATGCAGGCTTCCATCGtgtcgcaacagcagcagcaggagtcCGCCATCGCCGAGCGGCCGGAAGACGAGCGCGAAAGCTGGGACAGCAAGTGGACCTTCCTGCTCGCCACCATTGG GTACGCCGTTGGGCTTGGTAACGTGTGGCGCTTTCCGTATCTGGCGCAGAAAAATGGCGGCGGTGCGTTCCTGGTGCCGTACTTcgtaatgctgctgctgcagggccTGCCAATCTTCTACCTGGAGCTCGCGATCGGGCAACGCCTGCGCAAGGGTGCGATCGGTGTGTGGCACGAGGTGTCCGCCTACCTCGGCGGTATCGGCATCTCCTCCGCCTTCGTCAGCTACATCGTGGCGCTCTACTACAACACCATCATTGCCTGGTGCCTGATCTATCTGCTGCACAGCTTCGAAACGCCGCTACCGTGGGCCGAATGTCCGAAGCGACTGTTCAAGAACTTCACCTACGACATCGAGCCGGAGTGTGTGGTGTCGTCGCCGACCAAGTACTACTGGTACCGCGAAACGCTCCAGGTGTCGCCGAGCGTCAACGAGCCGGAGCAGATCAACTACACGGTCGCGCTGGCCCTCATCACCGCCTGGTCGCTCGTCTACCTGTGCATGGTGCAGGGCATTACCGAGTCGAGCAAGATCGTCTACATCACGGCCATCTTCCCGTACGTCGTGCTGATCATATTCTTCTTCCGCGGCATCACCCTCAAGG GCGCATCGGACGGCATCGCACACCTGTTCACACCACGGtgggaatcgattctggaaccgGTTGTCTGGTTGGAGGCCGGTACGCAGATTTTCTTCTCGCTCGGGCTAGCGTTCGGAGGGCTGATCGCCTTCAGCTCCTACAATCCGGCCAACAACAACTGCTACCGGGACGCGCTCGTCGTGTCCGTAACCAACTGCTCCACGTCTATGTTTGCCGGTGTGGTTGTATTTTCAGTCATCGGCTTTAAG GCCACCTCCATCTATGACAGTTGCGTCGAGGAGCGCTCGGAGATGATACGTCAGAACAAGTCGCACGACCTCTTACCTGTTTGCGATCTGCAAAAGGAGCTGGAAAATGTAACTCCCCGCCGATTGCATCGATCAAGTTCGTTTACTAAAATTTCGGTTTTTCCACATCTTCTCATGCAGAGCGCCTCCGGTACCGGCTTAGCATTCATCATCTTTACCGAAGCGATCAACCAGTTCCCGGCGGCGCAGCTATGGGCCGTTCTGTTCTTTTTGATGCTGTTCACGCTCGGTATCGATTCGCAGTTCGGCACGCTGGAGGGCGTCAGTACCTCGCTGATGGATATGAAGCTGTTCCCCAACGTTCCGAAGGAGATGATCACCGGG GCCCTGTGCATGTCCTGTTGTGTACTGTCCCTGTGCTTTGCCAACGGTGCCGGTAGCTACATCTTCCAGCTGATGGACAGCTTCGCCGGCAGCTACACATTGCTTATAATTGCGTTTTTCGAATGCATCGGTGTCAGCTACATATACGGGCTCAAAAG GTTCGCGGACGACATCGAGCTGATGACTGGTTCGCGGCCAAGCCTTTACTGGATGCTCTGCTGGAAGTACATATCCCCGATCGCAATGATAACGATTTTGGTCGCCTCCTTTCTGGAGCTCGCATCCGAGGGCAGTAGCTACCCGGGCTGGAATGCGCTCACCGGTACCACCGATCAGCTCGAGTGGCCGCACTGGTGCATCGTGGTTGCCATCATGCTGATACTGGTGTCCATTCTGTGGATTCCCGGTGTGGCCATCTTGCG attatgTGGCATCAACGTGATCGAAGACAGTGAGCCGGCCTGGTTCCCTTCGGCGGAGCTGCGTGACGTGCACGGTATTGTACCGCACGAACCGACCGACATTGAAATATCATTGTTCTGCATACGGGCCGACGGTTCCGAGGGACTCTGCTGTCCCATCTACGGTCCGCGCGAGCAGCCACTGGACGAGGAGGAGTAA
- the LOC121591768 gene encoding sodium-dependent neutral amino acid transporter B(0)AT3 isoform X2 — protein sequence MANTAHLFRRQSSRDLIQQATVRSLDELELRELRSRLVRAENGSQNVVYGATNQAFISDDDPPMARILDIGPSGTGPPGKEAHKLAMQASIVSQQQQQESAIAERPEDERESWDSKWTFLLATIGYAVGLGNVWRFPYLAQKNGGGAFLVPYFVMLLLQGLPIFYLELAIGQRLRKGAIGVWHEVSAYLGGIGISSAFVSYIVALYYNTIIAWCLIYLLHSFETPLPWAECPKRLFKNFTYDIEPECVVSSPTKYYWYRETLQVSPSVNEPEQINYTVALALITAWSLVYLCMVQGITESSKIVYITAIFPYVVLIIFFFRGITLKGASDGIAHLFTPRWESILEPVVWLEAGTQIFFSLGLAFGGLIAFSSYNPANNNCYRDALVVSVTNCSTSMFAGVVVFSVIGFKATSIYDSCVEERSEMIRQNKSHDLLPVCDLQKELENSASGTGLAFIIFTEAINQFPAAQLWAVLFFLMLFTLGIDSQFGTLEGVSTSLMDMKLFPNVPKEMITGALCMSCCVLSLCFANGAGSYIFQLMDSFAGSYTLLIIAFFECIGVSYIYGLKRFADDIELMTGSRPSLYWMLCWKYISPIAMITILVASFLELASEGSSYPGWNALTGTTDQLEWPHWCIVVAIMLILVSILWIPGVAILRLCGINVIEDSEPAWFPSAELRDVHGIVPHEPTDIEISLFCIRADGSEGLCCPIYGPREQPLDEEE from the exons ATGGCCAACACTGCCCATCTGTTCCGCAGGCAGAGCTCCCGGGATTTGATCCAGCAGGCGACCGTGCGCAGCCTAGATGAGCTCGAGCTGAGA GAACTACGCAGCCGGCTGGTGCGGGCGGAGAACGGCTCGCAGAATGTGGTGTACGGTGCGACGAACCAGGCGTTCATCAGCGACGATGATCCACCGATGGCGCGCATCCTGGACATTGGACCGTCCGGGACGGGGCCACCGGGCAAGGAGGCGCACAAGCTTGCCATGCAGGCTTCCATCGtgtcgcaacagcagcagcaggagtcCGCCATCGCCGAGCGGCCGGAAGACGAGCGCGAAAGCTGGGACAGCAAGTGGACCTTCCTGCTCGCCACCATTGG GTACGCCGTTGGGCTTGGTAACGTGTGGCGCTTTCCGTATCTGGCGCAGAAAAATGGCGGCGGTGCGTTCCTGGTGCCGTACTTcgtaatgctgctgctgcagggccTGCCAATCTTCTACCTGGAGCTCGCGATCGGGCAACGCCTGCGCAAGGGTGCGATCGGTGTGTGGCACGAGGTGTCCGCCTACCTCGGCGGTATCGGCATCTCCTCCGCCTTCGTCAGCTACATCGTGGCGCTCTACTACAACACCATCATTGCCTGGTGCCTGATCTATCTGCTGCACAGCTTCGAAACGCCGCTACCGTGGGCCGAATGTCCGAAGCGACTGTTCAAGAACTTCACCTACGACATCGAGCCGGAGTGTGTGGTGTCGTCGCCGACCAAGTACTACTGGTACCGCGAAACGCTCCAGGTGTCGCCGAGCGTCAACGAGCCGGAGCAGATCAACTACACGGTCGCGCTGGCCCTCATCACCGCCTGGTCGCTCGTCTACCTGTGCATGGTGCAGGGCATTACCGAGTCGAGCAAGATCGTCTACATCACGGCCATCTTCCCGTACGTCGTGCTGATCATATTCTTCTTCCGCGGCATCACCCTCAAGG GCGCATCGGACGGCATCGCACACCTGTTCACACCACGGtgggaatcgattctggaaccgGTTGTCTGGTTGGAGGCCGGTACGCAGATTTTCTTCTCGCTCGGGCTAGCGTTCGGAGGGCTGATCGCCTTCAGCTCCTACAATCCGGCCAACAACAACTGCTACCGGGACGCGCTCGTCGTGTCCGTAACCAACTGCTCCACGTCTATGTTTGCCGGTGTGGTTGTATTTTCAGTCATCGGCTTTAAG GCCACCTCCATCTATGACAGTTGCGTCGAGGAGCGCTCGGAGATGATACGTCAGAACAAGTCGCACGACCTCTTACCTGTTTGCGATCTGCAAAAGGAGCTGGAAAAT AGCGCCTCCGGTACCGGCTTAGCATTCATCATCTTTACCGAAGCGATCAACCAGTTCCCGGCGGCGCAGCTATGGGCCGTTCTGTTCTTTTTGATGCTGTTCACGCTCGGTATCGATTCGCAGTTCGGCACGCTGGAGGGCGTCAGTACCTCGCTGATGGATATGAAGCTGTTCCCCAACGTTCCGAAGGAGATGATCACCGGG GCCCTGTGCATGTCCTGTTGTGTACTGTCCCTGTGCTTTGCCAACGGTGCCGGTAGCTACATCTTCCAGCTGATGGACAGCTTCGCCGGCAGCTACACATTGCTTATAATTGCGTTTTTCGAATGCATCGGTGTCAGCTACATATACGGGCTCAAAAG GTTCGCGGACGACATCGAGCTGATGACTGGTTCGCGGCCAAGCCTTTACTGGATGCTCTGCTGGAAGTACATATCCCCGATCGCAATGATAACGATTTTGGTCGCCTCCTTTCTGGAGCTCGCATCCGAGGGCAGTAGCTACCCGGGCTGGAATGCGCTCACCGGTACCACCGATCAGCTCGAGTGGCCGCACTGGTGCATCGTGGTTGCCATCATGCTGATACTGGTGTCCATTCTGTGGATTCCCGGTGTGGCCATCTTGCG attatgTGGCATCAACGTGATCGAAGACAGTGAGCCGGCCTGGTTCCCTTCGGCGGAGCTGCGTGACGTGCACGGTATTGTACCGCACGAACCGACCGACATTGAAATATCATTGTTCTGCATACGGGCCGACGGTTCCGAGGGACTCTGCTGTCCCATCTACGGTCCGCGCGAGCAGCCACTGGACGAGGAGGAGTAA